Proteins encoded in a region of the Capra hircus breed San Clemente chromosome 3, ASM170441v1, whole genome shotgun sequence genome:
- the INSRR gene encoding insulin receptor-related protein, translating into MAVPSLWPWVACLLAVLLSLGFGLDTREVCPSLDIRSEVAELRRLENCSVVEGHLQILLMFTATGEDFRGLSFPRLTQVTDYLLLFRVYGLESLRDLFPNLAVIRGARLFLGYALVIFEMPHMRDVGLPALGAVLRGAVRVEKNQELCHLSTIDWGLLQPSPGANHIVGNKLGEECADVCPGLLGATGEPCARTTFSGHTDYRCWTSSHCQKVCPCPRGLACTVRGECCHTECLGGCSRPEDPRACVACRHLYFQGACHRACPPGTYQHESWRCVTAERCASLRSVPGRASTFGIHQGSCLAQCPPGFTRNDSSIFCHKCEGLCPKECKVGTKTIDSVQAAQDLVGCTHVEGSLILNLRQGYNLELELQRSLGLVETITGFLKIKHSFALVSLGFFKNLKLIRGDTMVDGNYTLYVLDNQNLQQLGSWVAAGLTIPVGKIYFAFNPRLCLEHIYRLEEVTGTKGRQNKAEINPRTNGDRAACQTRTLRFVSNVTEANRILLRWERYEPLEARDLLSFIVYYKESPFQNATEYVGPDACGAQSWNLLDVELPLSRTQEPGVTLAPLKPWTQYAVFVRAITLTTAEDSPHQGAQSPIVYLRTLPAAPTVPQDVISTSNSSSHLLVRWKPPIQRNGNITYYLVLWQRLAEDSDLYLNDYCHRGLRLPTSNNDPRFDGEDGELEADREPGCCPCQHPPPGQVLPPLEAQEASFQKKFENFLHNAITIPKSPWKVTSINKSPQRDSGRSRRAAEALRLGGNSSDFKIQEDKVPRERAVLSGLRHFTEYRIDIHACNHAAHTVGCSAATFVFARTMPHREADGIPGKVAWEAASKSSVLLRWLEPPDPNGLILKYEIKYRRLGEEATVLCVSRLRYAKFGGVHLALLPPGNYSARVRATSLAGNGSWTDSVAFYIPGPEEEDSGGLHVLLTVTPVGLMLLIILAALGFFYSKKRNSTLYASVNPEYFSASHMYIPDEWEVPREQISIIRELGQGSFGMVYEGLAQGLEVGEEPTPVALKTVNELASPRERIEFLKEASVMKAFKCHHVVRLLGVVSQGQPTLVIMELMARGDLKSHLRSLRPEAENNPGLPRPALGDMIQMAGEIADGMAYLAANKFVHRDLAARNCMVSQDFTVKIGDFGMTRDVYETDYYRKGGKGLLPVRWMAPESLKDGIFTTHSDVWSFGVVLWEIVTLAEQPYQGLSNEQVLKFVMDGGVLEELESCPVQLQELMQRCWQQNPRLRPTFTHILDSIQEELRPSFRLLSFYHSPGCRGARASLPPTDAEPDSPRTPKEASSDFSPQNGGPGH; encoded by the exons ATGGCAGTGCCTAGTCTGTGGCCATGGGTAGCCTGCCTGCTTGCAGTCCTCCTCTCCTTGGGATTTGGCCTGGACACAAGAGAGG TGTGCCCCAGCCTGGACATCCGCTCAGAGGTGGCAGAGCTGCGGCGGCTGGAGAACTGCAGTGTAGTGGAGGGCCACCTGCAGATCCTGCTCATGTTCACAGCCACCGGCGAGGACTTCCGTGGCCTCAGCTTCCCACGCCTCACCCAGGTCACCGACTACCTGCTGCTCTTCCGGGTCTATGGCCTGGAGAGCCTGCGTGACCTCTTCCCCAACCTGGCGGTCATCCGCGGTGCCCGCCTCTTCCTGGGCTATGCGCTGGTCATCTTCGAGATGCCACACATGCGGGATGTGGGGCTGCCGGCGCTGGGGGCCGTGCTGCGTGGGGCTGTGCGTGTGGAGAAGAACCAGGAGCTCTGCCATCTCTCCACCATTGACTGGGGTCTGCTGCAGCCTTCACCTGGTGCCAACCACATTGTGGGCAACAAGCTGGGCGAGGAGTGTGCCGATGTGTGCCCCGGCCTGCTTGGCGCCACCGGTGAGCCCTGTGCCAGGACCACATTCAGCGGTCACACCGACTACAGGTGCTGGACCTCCAGTCACTGCCAGAAAG TGTGCCCCTGTCCTCGTGGGCTGGCCTGCACAGTCAGGGGCGAGTGCTGCCACACCGAgtgcctgggaggctgcagccgGCCAGAAGACCCCCGAGCCTGTGTCGCCTGCCGCCACCTCTACTTCCAGGGCGCCTGCCACAGGGCCTGCCCGCCAGGCACCTACCAGCATGAATCCTGGCGCTGCGTCACAGCGGAGCGCTGTGCCAGCCTGCGCTCTGTGCCTGGCCGTGCCTCCACCTTCGGCATCCACCAGGGTAGTTGTCTGGCCCAGTGCCCTCCAGGCTTCACCCGTAATGATAGCAG CATATTCTGCCACAAATGCGAGGGGCTGTGCCCCAAAGAGTGCAAAGTGGGCACCAAGACCATCGACTCTGTCCAGGCAGCACAGGATCTGGTGGGCTGCACCCACGTGGAAGGGAGCCTCATCCTCAACCTCCGCCAAGGCT ATAACCTGGAGCTGGAGCTGCAGCGAAGCCTGGGACTGGTAGAGACCATCACTGGCTTCCTCAAAATCAAGCACTCCTTTGCCCTCGTGTCCCTAGGCTTTTTCAAGAACCTCAAACTTATCCGGGGGGACACCATGGTGGATGG GAACTACACCTTGTACGTGCTGGATAACCAGAACCTACAGCAGCTGGGGTCCTGGGTGGCTGCAGGGCTCACCATTCCTGTGGGCAAGATATACTTCGCCTTCAACCCACGCCTCTGCTTGGAGCACATCTACCGCTTGGAGGAGGTGACTGGCACTAAGGGACGGCAAAACAAGGCTGAGATCAACCCCCGCACCAACGGAGACCGCGCTGCCT GCCAGACTCGCACTCTGCGCTTTGTGTCCAACGTGACGGAGGCCAATCGCATCTTGCTGCGATGGGAGCGCTACGAACCGCTTGAGGCTCGGGACCTACTCAGCTTCATCGTGTACTACAAGGAGTC CCCATTCCAGAATGCCACAGAGTACGTAGGTCCAGATGCCTGTGGGGCCCAGAGCTGGAACCTGCTGGATGTGGAGCTGCCCCTCAGCCGCACCCAGGAGCCGGGGGTGACCCTAGCCCCGCTCAAGCCCTGGACACAGTATGCTGTGTTTGTACGGGCCATCACACTGACCACAGCGGAGGACAGCCCCCACCAAGGAGCCCAAAGCCCCATCGTCTACCTCCGAACCTTACCGGCAG cgCCCACAGTGCCCCAGGACGTCATCTCCACGTCCAATTCCTCCTCCCACCTGCTGGTGCGCTGGAAGCCACCGATCCAGCGCAACGGAAACATCACCTACTACCTGGTGCTGTGGCAACGTCTGGCAGAGGACAGCGACCTCTACCTCAATGACTACTGCCACCGCG GCTTGCGGCTGCCCACCAGCAACAATGACCCCCGCTTCGACGGAGAAGACGGGGAACTCGAGGCCGACAGGGAGCCTGGCTGCTGCCCTTGCCAGCACCCACCTCCTGGGCAGGTCCTACCACCGCTGGAGGCACAGGAGGCGTCGTTCCAGAAGAAGTTTGAAAACTTTCTACACAACGCCATCACCATTCCCAA ATCCCCTTGGAAGGTGACATCCATCAATAAGAGCCCTCAAAG GGACTCAGGGAGGAGCCGACGGGCAGCCGAGGCCCTCCGGCTTGGGGGAAACAGCTCGGATTTCAAGATCCAAGAGGACAAAGTGCCTCGGGAGCGAGCGGTGCTGAGTGGCCTGCGCCACTTCACAGAGTACCGGATCGACATCCATGCCTGCAACCACGCGGCGCACACCGTGGGCTGCAGCGCGGCCACCTTCGTCTTTGCGCGCACCATGCCCCACA GAGAGGCTGATGGTATCCCAGGAAAAGTGGCTTGGGAGGCAGCCAGCAAGAGCAGTGTTCTCCTGCGCTGGCTTGAGCCACCGGACCCCAACGGACTCATTCTCAAGTATGAAATCAAGTACCGCCGCCTGGGAGAG GAGGCCACAGTGCTGTGTGTGTCCCGCCTGCGATATGCCAAATTTGGGGGTGTCCACCTGGCCCTGCTGCCTCCTGGAAACTACTCTGCCAGAGTTCGGGCAACCTCACTGGCTGGCAACGGCTCCTGGACAGACAGTGTCGCTTTCTACATCCCTGGCCCGG AGGAGGAAGACTCCGGGGGGCTGCACGTCCTTCTCACCGTCACCCCTGTGGGGCTCATGCTGCTCATCATTCTTGCTGCCCTTGGTTTCTTCTACAGCAAGAAGAG AAACAGCACCCTGTATGCCTCTGTGAATCCGGAATACTTCAGCGCCTCTCACA TGTACATCCCCGATGAGTGGGAGGTGCCTCGGGAGCAGATCTCCATAATCCGAGAACTGGGCCAGGGCTCTTTCGGGATGGTATACGAGGGGCTGGCACAAGGACTGGAGGTTGGAGAGGAGCCCACGCCGGTGGCCCTGAAGACTGTGAATGAGCTGGCCAGCCCACGAGAACGCATTGAGTTCCTCAAGGAAGCCTCTGTCATGAAGGCATTCAAGTGCCACCACGTG GTGCGTCTCCTGGGCGTGGTGTCTCAGGGCCAGCCAACCCTGGTCATCATGGAGTTAATGGCCAGAGGGGATCTCAAGAGCCATCTTCGATCTCTGCGGCCCGAGGCAGAG AACAACCCTGGGCTCCCACGGCCAGCACTGGGAGATATGATCCAGATGGCTGGTGAGATTGCGGATGGCATGGCCTACCTTGCTGCCAACAAGTTTGTGCATCGAGACCTAGCGGCCCGGAACTGCATGGTGTCCCAGGACTTCACTGTCAAGATTGGGG ACTTCGGGATGACTCGAGATGTGTATGAGACAGACTACTACCGCAAGGGCGGGAAGGGGCTGCTGCCTGTCCGCTGGATGGCCCCCGAGTCCCTCAAAGATGGAATCTTCACCACCCACTCTGACGTCTG GTCCTTCGGCGTGGTGCTCTGGGAGATCGTGACCCTGGCTGAACAACCCTACCAGGGCCTATCCAATGAGCAGGTGCTCAAGTTTGTCATGGACGGTGGAGTCCTGGAAGAGCTGGAGAGCTGTCCCGTTCAGCT GCAGGAGCTGATGCAGCGCTGCTGGCAGCAGAACCCACGCCTGCGCCCCACCTTTACCCACATCCTGGACAGCATACAGGAGGAGCTGAGGCCCTCCTTCCGCCTCCTCTCCTTCTATCACAGCCCAGGATGCCGGGGGGCCCGGGCCTCCCTGCCGCCCACCGATGCAGAGCCTGACTCCCCCCGAACCCCAAAAGAGGCCTCTTCAGACTTCAGCCCCCAGAATGGGGGTCCAGGACATTGA